A genomic window from Salvia splendens isolate huo1 chromosome 11, SspV2, whole genome shotgun sequence includes:
- the LOC121754902 gene encoding BEL1-like homeodomain protein 11 — MVSEDSSSHPFPHFDAYSSSLPQSIHSLSERMPRSIDIGPDRHLIDLLGKSNEASRLSLSLGSEPCGGERALNPSVMNPAAYLIAMKEGCEMGFDDFGCDGSVGYAAPSVNQSWCGNGNQNHNQNQSFVASIMSSKYLQPAQSLLQEMLSVGGEGVDTSNRRYMDRLSRRGAFRLSSKLKAELSSCELACEKHDDYVNLLELIALLEEVERRYDEYSHHMDDLVHSFEAIAGMGSGKSYTALALLAMSKHFCRLRNAILAQIHITKHKLVKDMPKISSRLSQLSLFDQESRHNRAASVHAWRPLRGLPETSVTILRAWLFEHFLHPYPSDSEKLMLASQTGLSKNQVSNWFINARVRLWKPMIEEMYKEEFEDSSTESDQLLTTDLGD; from the exons ATGGTTTCAGAAGATTCATCATCTCATCCTTTTCCACATTTTGATGCTTACTCAAGCTCACTGCCTCAGagcatccactctctctcggAGAGAATGCCCCGGTCCATCGACATCGGCCCGGATCGCCATCTGATTGATCTGCTCGGGAAGTCTAATGAAGCATCTCGCCTTTCTCTCTCATTAGGCTCCGAGCCATGTGGTGGAGAGAGAGCCTTGAACCCATCTGTCATGAATCCTGCAGCTTATCTAATTGCCATGAAGGAAGGTTGTGAGATGGGATTTGATGACTTCGGTTGTGATGGGTCTGTCGGCTATGCTGCTCCATCTGTGAACCAGTCATGGTGTGGGAATGGGAATCAGAATCATAATCAGAATCAGTCGTTTGTTGCTTCGATTATGAGCTCGAAGTACCTGCAGCCGGCTCAGTCCCTTCTTCAAGAAATGCTAAGTGTTGGCGGCGAGGGCGTTGATACGAGTAATCGGAGATATATGGATAGGTTGAGCAGGCGAGGCGCCTTTCGCCTCTCTTCGAAGCTCAAGGCAGAGCTCTCTAGCTGTGAGCTGGCGTGTGAGAAGCATGATGACTATGTTAACCTGCTTGAGCTCATTGCCTTGCTAGAGGAG GTTGAGAGGAGATATGATGAGTATTCTCATCACATGGATGATCTGGTCCATTCGTTTGAGGCCATCGCTGGCATGGGATCAGGGAAGTCTTACACGGCCCTCGCCCTCTTAGCCATGTCCAAGCATTTCTGTCGTCTGAGGAACGCGATTCTCGCTCAAATTCACATCACCAAGCACAAACTCGTCAAGGACATGCCTAAGATAAGCTCCAGGTTGTCTCAGCTAAGCCTATTCGATCAAGAGTCAAGACACAACCGCGCAGCCTCAGTTCATGCTTGGAGGCCGCTCAGAGGGCTGCCCGAGACTTCTGTCACCATCCTCCGTGCTTGGCTCTTCGAACACTTCCTGCATCC GTATCCTAGTGACTCAGAGAAGCTGATGTTAGCATCACAGACAGGCTTGTCCAAGAATCAG GTTTCGAATTGGTTCATCAATGCTCGCGTCCGGCTATGGAAGCCGATGATTGAAGAAATGTACAAAGAGGAGTTTGAAGATTCCTCCACGGAATCTGATCAACTGTTGACAACTGACTTGGGTGATTAG
- the LOC121753816 gene encoding bifunctional nuclease 1-like isoform X1, with product MRVREKITMASLQGPVVSPVVCARQTGPSVAVNSPLLKAKLIKSGFLGLRGLGYSRGNAGYWKHSRKCRTTQCSFSSSSNGNGSMAGNSSENDADYVNSSVVEAVEVRSGRDGFMIKMRDGRQLKCVHNNPLGGHLPDYAPHPAIVLKMEDGTGLLLPIIVLEMPSVLLMAAVRNVQIARPTMYQVVNDMIEKMGYTVKLVRVTKRVHEAYFAELHLVKLGGEAESISFDLRPSDAINIAVRCKVPIQVNKFLAYSDGMRVIESAKLMVQSPSSDGPLFTELDRPTGQACMETKEFDLVRNMLIAAVEERYRDAALWRDKLTQLRSKRNWT from the exons ATGAGAGTGCGAGAAA AAATTACGATGGCTTCTCTACAAGGCCCGGTTGTTAGCCCTGTAGTCTGTGCAAGGCAAACAGGACCTTCTGTGGCTGTTAATTCACCCTTACTGAAAGCTAAACTAATTAAAAGTGGATTCTTGGGGCTTAGAGGGCTTGGCTACAGCAGGGGTAATGCGGGTTACTGGAAGCATTCCAGGAAGTGCAGAACAACACAGTGTAGCTTCAGTTCATCATCAAATGGGAATGGTAGCATGGCAGGGAATTCCAGTGAGAACGACGCTGATTATGTGAATTCAAGTGTGGTTGAAGCTG TTGAGGTGCGAAGTGGCCGAGATGGCTTCATGATCAAGATGAGAGATGGTAGGCAGCTGAAATGTGTCCATAACAATCCTCTGGGAGGTCATCTGCCAGATTATGCTCCACATCCTGCAATTGTATTGAAGATGGAGGATGGGACAGGGCTTCTTCTTCCAATAATTGTTT TGGAGATGCCAAGCGTGCTTCTTATGGCAGCTGTGCGCAATGTCCAAATA GCTAGGCCTACCATGTACCAAGTGGTGAATGATATGATCGAGAAGATGGGCTACACA GTGAAACTTGTTCGTGTCACCAAAAGGGTGCATGAGGCATATTTTGCTGAGCTACACCTTGTCAAG TTGGGTGGTGAAGCAGAATCTATTAGCTTTGACCTGCGCCCATCTGATGCCATTAACATCGCAGTAAGATGCAAG GTGCCTATACAAGTAAACAAGTTTCTGGCGTACAGTGATGGCATGAGGGTTATTGAGTCTGCAAAGTTGATGGTGCAGAGTCCCTCTTCGGATGGCCCTCTGTTTACTGAACTGGACAG ACCTACTGGCCAAGCATGCATGGAAACAAAGGAGTTCGACTTGGTAAGGAACATGCTGATTGCTGCAGTGGAGGAACGTTATAGAGATGCAG CTTTATGGAGGGACAAGCTCACACAGCTTCGTTCCAAGAGGAATTGGACATAA
- the LOC121753874 gene encoding GTPase HflX-like yields the protein MSLCFCSILKPSFLNRELDSVSRHRLAPNPNFKPYQLCNLRIDDNDFCSIKAVHTDGVGVLYPDDTVSDRTTPVDAQPQDQVDATADGIIGTAMEESHEPPLRTRAKKMEGKKANLKDSDKENRFKLRNGREVFEEKAYLVGVARKGDNDISFGIEDSLSELAQLADTAGLFVAGSTYQNLVAPNPRTYIGSGKVAEIKSAIQAFDIETVIFDDELSPGQLRNLEKTFGGDVRVCDRTALILDIFNQRAATREAALQVSLAQMEYQLPRLTKMWSHLERQAGGQVKGMGEKQIEVDKRILRDQIGALKKEIESVRKHRKQYRNRRFAIPVPVVSLVGYTNAGKSTLLNRLTGADVLAEDKLFATLDPTTRRVQTKNGKEFLLTDTVGFIQKLPTTLIAAFRATLEEISESSLLVHVVDISHPLAELQIDAVDKVLEELDTSSIPKLIVWNKVDNAKDPDKIRSEAKKNPDIVCLSALTGEGLDEFCNAVQEKLKDTMVWVEALIPFDKGELLSTIHHVGMVEKIEYVENGALVRAHVPLRFARLLTPMRQTCVS from the exons ATGAGCTTATGCTTTTGCTCAATCTTGAAGCCCTCGTTTCTGAATCGGGAACTCGATTCCGTTTCCCGACATCGATTGGCGCCTAACCCTAACTTCAAGCCCTATCAATTGTGCAATCTTCGAATTGATGATAATGATTTCTGTTCCATCAAGGCTGTTCACACTGACGGAGTCGGAGTGCTCTACCCTGACGACACCGTTTCCGACCGGACCACCCCGGTTGATGCTCAACCTCAGGATCAGGTTGATGCGACGGCGGATGGAATCATCGGAACTGCGATGGAAGAATCTCATGAACCACCACTTCGGACTCGGGCGAAGAAGATGGAAGGCAAGAAGGCTAATTTAAAGGACAGTGATAAGGAAAATCGGTTCAAATTGCGAAATGGACGGGAG GTGTTTGAAGAGAAAGCTTATCTTGTTGGTGTGGCGAGGAAAGGGGACAATGATATTTCATTTGGTATAGAGGATTCACTTAGTGAACTAGCACAGCTTGCTGATACTGCTGGATTGTTTGTTGCTGGCTCTACTTACCAAAA CCTTGTGGCACCCAACCCCAGGACATACATAGGGTCTGGAAAAGTGGCAGAGATTAAGAGTGCCATCCAGGCATTTGATATCGAGACAGTTATTTTTGATGACGAACTGTCACCAGG GCAATTGCGGAATTTGGAGAAGACCTTTGGTGGTGATGTTAGGGTATGCGACCGCACTGCACTTATCCTTGATATCTTCAACCAGCGAGCAGCTACTCGTGAAGCTGCTTTACAG GTTTCATTGGCTCAGATGGAATACCAACTTCCACGATTAACAAAAATGTGGAGCCATCTTGAACGCCAAGCTGGAGGACAAGTGAAGGGTATGGGTGAGAAACAAATTGAAGTTGATAAGCGTATCTTGCGTGACCAG ATTGGTGctctcaagaaggaaatagaaTCTGTCCGCAAACATCGAAAGCAGTACAGAAACCGTCGATTTGCCATACCTGTCCCTGTTGTATCATTg GTTGGGTATACAAATGCTGGGAAAAGTACCCTTCTAAACCGGTTGACTGGAGCTGATGTTCTTGCTGAGGACAAGCTATTTGCAACACTTGATCCTACTACAAGAAGGGTCCAG ACAAAGAACGGGAAGGAGTTTCTTTTGACTGACACTGTTGGCTTCATCCAGAAGTTGCCAACAACATTG ATTGCTGCTTTTAGAGCTACTCTTGAAGAGATATCTGAATCGTCACTTCTGGTACATGTGGTGGATATTAG CCATCCATTGGCAGAGTTGCAGATTGATGCGGTGGACAAAGTTCTTGAAGAACTTGATACATCCTCCATCCCAAAGTTAATTGTGTGGAACAAG GTCGATAATGCCAAAGATCCTGATAAAATAAGATCTGAAGCCAAGAAAAACCCTGATATTGTATGCTTATCTGCTTTAACTGGTGAAGGACTTGATGAATTCTGCAATGCAGTTCAAGAAAAACTGAAG GATACGATGGTATGGGTGGAAGCTCTGATTCCGTTTGACAAAGGAGAGCTCCTAAGCACCATTCATCATGTTGGCATGGTTGAAAAGATT GAATATGTTGAAAATGGAGCTCTGGTGAGAGCTCATGTTCCACTCCGCTTTGCTAGACTTCTCACTCCAATGAGACAAACCTGCGTGTCATAG
- the LOC121756294 gene encoding probable ubiquitin-conjugating enzyme E2 18, whose protein sequence is MTSGSASSHKALSKIACNRLQKELVEWQVNPPTGFKHKPTDNLQRWVIEVNGAPETLYAGEMYQLQVDFPEHYPMEAPQVIFVPPAPLHPHIYSNGHICLDILYDSWSPAMTVSSICISILSMLSSSTIKQRPTDNDRYVKNCKNGRSPKETRWWFHDDKV, encoded by the exons ATGACCTCCGGCTCCGCTTCATCACACAAG GCATTAAGCAAGATTGCGTGCAATCGGCTGCAGAAAGAGCTCGTGGAGTGGCAGGTGAATCCGCCCACCGGTTTTAAGCATAAACCTACTGATAATCTGCAGAG ATGGGTAATTGAAGTCAATGGGGCGCCGGAGACACTTTATGCCGGTGAGATGTACCAGCTTCAGGTTGATTTCCCGGAGCATTACCCAATGGAAGCGCCACAG GTTATATTTGTTCCTCCGGCGCCTCTTCATCCTCACATTTATAGTAATGGCCATATATGTTTAG ACATTCTATACGACTCTTGGTCGCCAGCAATGACTGTAAGTTCAATTTGCATTAGCATTCTGTCCATGCTGTCAAGCTCCACCATAAAG CAACGTCCAACCGACAATGACCGGTACGTGAAGAactgtaagaatggtagatcCCCAAAGGAGACGAGATGGTGGTTCCATGATGATAAAGTATAA
- the LOC121754132 gene encoding peroxidase 9-like, which yields MASFRLLLALMAVASLSCSHLEAFPASGHGGYVYTSLIPGFYDFSCPQANEIIMSVLGKAIAEDSRTAASLLRLHFHDCFVQGCDASVLLDGGASEKNARPNKNSLRGFQVIDEIKAELEQVCPHTVSCADILALAARDSVILSGGPHWEVALGRRDSTTMSLTKSNSDIPAPNSTIHTLLAKFKQQGLNEQDLVALSGGHTIGMARCTTFRQRLYSQPDVTLFNNGLRAVCPKVGGDDNLSPLDISSPRRFDNTYFNLLLEGRELLTSDQVLLSGNVRKTIDLVKKYAEDEALFFHHFAKSMVKMGSISPLLGVHGEIRKNCRRINSN from the exons ATGGCCTCTTTTCGTTTGTTGCTCGCCCTCATGGCCGTGGCTTCCCTCTCTTGCTCCCATCTTGAGGCCTTTCCGGCATCCGGGCATGGTGGCTACGTATACACGAGCCTCATCCCCGGATTCTACGACTTCTCATGCCCACAAGCCAATGAGATCATAATGTCAGTGCTAGGAAAGGCCATTGCTGAGGATTCAAGAACTGCTGCCTCTTTGCTCAGGCTCCACTTCCATGACTGCTTTGTCCAG GGATGCGATGCATCGGTGTTGCTAGATGGTGGGGCGAGTGAGAAGAACGCGCGGCCAAACAAGAACTCACTGAGGGGATTCCAAGTGATTGATGAGATTAAAGCAGAACTGGAGCAAGTCTGCCCTCACACAGTGTCATGTGCAGACATTCTTGCTCTTGCTGCAAGGGATTCTGTTATCCTA AGCGGGGGGCCACACTGGGAAGTGGCATTGGGGCGGAGGGACTCAACAACGATGAGCCTCACCAAGTCCAACTCGGACATCCCTGCTCCCAACTCCACCATCCATACACTCCTGGCCAAGTTCAAGCAACAGGGCCTCAACGAGCAAGATCTCGTTGCTCTTTCCG GTGGGCACACCATAGGAATGGCGAGGTGCACGACGTTCAGGCAGAGGCTGTACAGCCAACCGGATGTGACTCTGTTCAACAACGGCCTCAGGGCGGTATGTCCTAAGGTGGGAGGCGACGACAACTTATCGCCTCTGGACATCTCGTCCCCACGGAGATTCGACAACACCTACTTCAACCTGTTGTTGGAAGGGAGAGAGCTGCTGACTTCGGATCAAGTTTTGCTGAGTGGAAATGTGAGGAAGACCATAGATTTGGTGAAGAAGTATGCTGAAGATGAAGCTCTTTTCTTCCACCATTTTGCCAAATCTATGGTGAAGATGGGAAGCATTAGTCCTCTTCTTGGTGTGCATGGTGAAATCAGGAAGAATTGCCGCAGAATCAactcaaattaa
- the LOC121754755 gene encoding bZIP transcription factor 11-like: MDSLAPPCSSTDVQQRKQRRMESNRESARVKKQKYVDDLTAEAAHLSELNNQISNSMNATMQQCVKIEVHNSVLRAQIMELSHRLHSFKQILTHHAVFEPDHLNFGQGLLNNSWNLLEAPHQ; encoded by the coding sequence atggatTCCTTGGCGCCGCCGTGCTCTTCCACGGATGTGCAACAGCGGAAGCAGAGGAGAATGGAATCAAACCGCGAATCAGCGCGGGTGAAGAAGCAGAAGTATGTGGACGATCTGACGGCTGAGGCTGCTCATCTCTCCGAACTAAATAACCAGATATCGAACAGCATGAATGCCACCATGCAGCAGTGTGTGAAAATTGAGGTGCACAACTCGGTGCTGAGGGCTCAGATCATGGAGCTCTCACACAGACTCCATTCCTTCAAACAAATATTGACTCATCACGCCGTCTTTGAGCCTGATCACTTAAACTTTGGCCAGGGTTTGTTGAACAATTCATGGAATTTGTTGGAGGCCCCACACCAATAA
- the LOC121753816 gene encoding bifunctional nuclease 1-like isoform X2: protein MASLQGPVVSPVVCARQTGPSVAVNSPLLKAKLIKSGFLGLRGLGYSRGNAGYWKHSRKCRTTQCSFSSSSNGNGSMAGNSSENDADYVNSSVVEAVEVRSGRDGFMIKMRDGRQLKCVHNNPLGGHLPDYAPHPAIVLKMEDGTGLLLPIIVLEMPSVLLMAAVRNVQIARPTMYQVVNDMIEKMGYTVKLVRVTKRVHEAYFAELHLVKLGGEAESISFDLRPSDAINIAVRCKVPIQVNKFLAYSDGMRVIESAKLMVQSPSSDGPLFTELDRPTGQACMETKEFDLVRNMLIAAVEERYRDAALWRDKLTQLRSKRNWT, encoded by the exons ATGGCTTCTCTACAAGGCCCGGTTGTTAGCCCTGTAGTCTGTGCAAGGCAAACAGGACCTTCTGTGGCTGTTAATTCACCCTTACTGAAAGCTAAACTAATTAAAAGTGGATTCTTGGGGCTTAGAGGGCTTGGCTACAGCAGGGGTAATGCGGGTTACTGGAAGCATTCCAGGAAGTGCAGAACAACACAGTGTAGCTTCAGTTCATCATCAAATGGGAATGGTAGCATGGCAGGGAATTCCAGTGAGAACGACGCTGATTATGTGAATTCAAGTGTGGTTGAAGCTG TTGAGGTGCGAAGTGGCCGAGATGGCTTCATGATCAAGATGAGAGATGGTAGGCAGCTGAAATGTGTCCATAACAATCCTCTGGGAGGTCATCTGCCAGATTATGCTCCACATCCTGCAATTGTATTGAAGATGGAGGATGGGACAGGGCTTCTTCTTCCAATAATTGTTT TGGAGATGCCAAGCGTGCTTCTTATGGCAGCTGTGCGCAATGTCCAAATA GCTAGGCCTACCATGTACCAAGTGGTGAATGATATGATCGAGAAGATGGGCTACACA GTGAAACTTGTTCGTGTCACCAAAAGGGTGCATGAGGCATATTTTGCTGAGCTACACCTTGTCAAG TTGGGTGGTGAAGCAGAATCTATTAGCTTTGACCTGCGCCCATCTGATGCCATTAACATCGCAGTAAGATGCAAG GTGCCTATACAAGTAAACAAGTTTCTGGCGTACAGTGATGGCATGAGGGTTATTGAGTCTGCAAAGTTGATGGTGCAGAGTCCCTCTTCGGATGGCCCTCTGTTTACTGAACTGGACAG ACCTACTGGCCAAGCATGCATGGAAACAAAGGAGTTCGACTTGGTAAGGAACATGCTGATTGCTGCAGTGGAGGAACGTTATAGAGATGCAG CTTTATGGAGGGACAAGCTCACACAGCTTCGTTCCAAGAGGAATTGGACATAA
- the LOC121756490 gene encoding GDP-mannose transporter GONST3-like codes for MTGNVENSKEGDASSNTKSSRGWYSSLLQQASVYGIAGGYCLSASLLSIINKWAVMKFPYPGALTALQYLTSAAGVLIFGQLKLLEHDKLDLVTMWRFLPAAFIFYLSLFTNSELLLHANVDTFIVFRSVVPIFVAIGETLFLHQPWPALKTWFSLTTIFAGSVLYVTTDYQFSVKAYSWALAYLVSMSIDFVYIKHVVMTIGLNTWGLVLYNNLEALMLFPVELLIMGELKKIEHEITDESDWYSFGVVLPVWLSCLFGLAISFFGFSCRKAISATGFTVLGIVNKLLTVVINLIIWDKHSTLVGTIGLLICMGGGIMYQRSTSGKPKPATEEGAQQIDEEQQELLELQNIAENGEGGGAVTQGGGGKS; via the coding sequence ATGActggtaatgtggaaaattcTAAAGAAGGAGATGCTTCATCTAATACTAAATCAAGTCGGGGTTGGTATAGCAGCTTACTCCAGCAGGCATCAGTTTATGGAATTGCAGGGGGTTATTGTCTCTCTGCTTCATTACTATCGATCATCAATAAATGGGCAGTTATGAAGTTCCCATACCCGGGAGCTCTAACTGCATTGCAGTATTTGACAAGTGCTGCTGGAGTTTTAATCTTCGGGCAGCTTAAGTTGCTGGAGCACGACAAGCTCGATCTTGTTACCATGTGGCGGTTTCTGCCTGCTGCATTTATATTCTATCTGTCTTTGTTTACCAACAGTGAGCTCCTGCTTCATGCCAATGTTGATACATTCATTGTGTTTCGCTCGGTTGTGCCCATATTCGTTGCCATTGGTGAGACCCTCTTCTTGCACCAGCCGTGGCCAGCGCTCAAGACATGGTTTTCCCTCACCACTATCTTTGCTGGGAGTGTGCTCTATGTCACAACCGACTATCAGTTCTCTGTCAAAGCTTATAGCTGGGCTCTGGCTTACTTGGTGAGCATGTCCATAGATTTTGTTTACATCAAGCACGTAGTTATGACGATTGGCCTCAACACATGGGGGCTTGTTCTGTACAACAATCTTGAGGCTTTAATGCTGTTTCCCGTGGAGCTGCTCATAATGGGAGAACTGAAGAAGATAGAGCATGAGATCACAGATGAGTCTGATTGGTATTCGTTTGGGGTGGTTTTGCCTGTATGGCTTTCGTGCCTATTTGGGTTGGCGATCTCCTTCTTTGGCTTCTCCTGCCGCAAAGCAATCTCAGCTACAGGATTCACTGTTCTTGGCATTGTCAACAAACTGCTGACAGTGGTGATAAATCTCATCATCTGGGATAAGCACTCAACTCTTGTGGGAACTATCGGCCTCTTGATTTGCATGGGTGGCGGCATAATGTACCAACGCTCGACTAGTGGTAAACCTAAACCTGCAACAGAAGAAGGAGCTCAGCAGATTGATGAGGAACAGCAGGAGCTACTTGAATTGCAAAATATTGCTGAGAATGGTGAGGGTGGAGGAGCAGTTACACAAGGAGGAGGTGGGAAATCATAG
- the LOC121756401 gene encoding mitogen-activated protein kinase homolog NTF3-like — MATPVEPPNGVRNEGKHYYSMWQTLFEIDTKYVPIKPIGRGAYGIVCSSVNRETNEKLAIKKIHNAFENRVDALRTLRELKLLRHLRHENVIALKDVMLPIHKGSFKDVYLVYELMDTDLHQIIKSSQALSNDHCQYFLFQLLRGLKYLHSANILHRDLKPGNLLINANCDLKICDFGLARTSSSQGQFMTEYVVTRWYRAPELLLCCDNYGTSIDVWSVGCIFAELLGRKPIFPGTECLNQLKLIVNILGSQKEDDLDFIDNPKAKKYIRTLPYSLGTPFTHLYPHAHPLAIDLLQKMLVFDPSKRISVTDALQHPYMSPLYDPRCDPPAQVPINLDIDEDLEEGMIREMMWTEILHYHPEGAPATTEIAI, encoded by the exons ATGGCAACTCCGGTGGAACCTCCAAATGGGGTCAGAAATGAAGGAAAACATTACTACTCCATGTGGCAGACGCTTTTTGAGATTGATACAAAATATGTCCCAATCAAGCCCATCGGTCGAGGTGCCTATGGCATAGTGTGTTCTTCAGTTAACAGAGAAACTAATGAAAAGCTTGCTATCAAGAAAATTCACAATGCCTTTGAAAATCGTGTTGATGCACTAAGAACTTTACGGGAGCTGAAGCTTCTCCGGCATCTCAGACATGAAAATGTGATAGCTCTGAAAGATGTCATGCTCCCTATTCACAAGGGAAGCTTCAAAGACGTGTACTTGGTATACGAGCTTATGGATACAGATTTGCATCAGATCATCAAGTCATCTCAAGCACTTTCAAATGACCATTGCCAGTACTTCCTTTTCCAG TTACTTAGAGGTCTGAAATATCTTCACTCTGCAAATATTCTTCATCGCGATTTAAAGCCTGGCAACCTGCTCATCAATGCTAACTGTGATCTTAAAATATGTGATTTCGGCCTTGCTCGTACCAGCAGCAGTCAAGGCCAGTTCATGACTGAGTATGTGGTTACTCGCTGGTATCGGGCCCCAGAGCTCCTTCTCTGCTGTGACAACTATGGGACTTCAATAGATGTATGGTCTGTTGGTTGCATCTTTGCAGAACTCCTTGGCCGAAAGCCTATATTTCCCGGTACAGAGTGTCTTAACCAGCTAAAGTTAATCGTCAACATCCTTGGCAGCCAAAAGGAAGATGATCTTGATTTCATTGACAATCCAAAGGCAAAGAAATACATCAGAACTCTTCCATACTCCCTTGGGACTCCCTTCACCCATCTTTACCCCCACGCCCATCCTCTGGCAATCGATCTATTGCAGAAGATGCTTGTCTTTGACCCTTCAAAGAGAATAAGCGTTACTGATGCACTCCAACACCCGTACATGTCTCCCCTGTACGACCCGAGATGTGATCCTCCAGCTCAGGTCCCAATCAATCTCGACATAGATGAGGATTTAGAGGAGGGGATGATTAGAGAAATGATGTGGACTGAGATACTGCACTACCACCCAGAAGGTGCTCCTGCAACCACTGAAATCGCCATTTGA